Proteins co-encoded in one Enterobacter sp. R4-368 genomic window:
- the fadJ gene encoding fatty acid oxidation complex subunit alpha FadJ yields the protein MTTTSAFTLSVRSDNVAVVAIDVPNEKMNTLKAEFATDVRAILKQIRENKALRGVVFISAKPDNFIAGADINMIARCQTAKEAEELARQGQQLMAEIHALPIPVIAAINGPCLGGGLELALACHRRICTNDAKTVLGLPEVQLGLLPGSGGTQRLPRLIGVSTALEMILTGKQLRPRQALKVGLVDDVVPPSILLDAAVGLVSQGRPASRHLPVRERILAGPLGRTLLFRMVAKKTEQKTQGNYPAASRILSVVETGLAQGGSSGYDAEARAFGQLAMTPQSQALRHLFFTSTDIKKDPGSVVEPGPLNSVGVLGGGLMGGGIAFVTASKGGLPVRIKDINAKGINHALKYSWQQLDKKVRRRYLKPAERDSQMAKISGSLDYRGFAHRDLVIEAVFEDLALKQKMVAEVEANCAAHTIFASNTSSLPIGDIAAHAARPEKVIGLHFFSPVEKMPLVEVIPHAGTDEQTIATTVKLAKKQGKTPIVVADKAGFYVNRILAPYINEAMRLLSEGQRIETIDQALVKFGFPVGPIQLLDEVGIDTGTKIIPVLEAAYGERFSAPASVVNAILNDDRKGRKNERGFYLYPTKGRKSKKQPDPSIYRLIGVSDGTQLPPQQIAERCVMLMLNEAARCFDEQVIRSARDGDIGAVFGIGFPPFLGGPFHYMDALGISEVVATLQRLQAQYGERFAPCEPLLRMAEQGVTFWPTKETERFS from the coding sequence ATGACCACAACATCGGCATTTACCCTTAGTGTGCGTTCCGACAATGTGGCGGTAGTCGCTATTGATGTACCGAACGAGAAGATGAACACCCTGAAAGCGGAGTTCGCAACGGATGTTCGCGCCATTTTAAAACAGATCCGCGAAAACAAAGCGTTGCGCGGCGTGGTGTTTATCTCAGCAAAACCGGACAACTTTATTGCCGGCGCGGATATCAATATGATCGCCCGCTGCCAGACGGCGAAAGAGGCCGAAGAACTCGCCCGTCAGGGGCAGCAACTGATGGCGGAAATCCACGCCCTGCCGATCCCGGTCATCGCCGCGATTAATGGCCCCTGCCTCGGCGGTGGGCTGGAACTGGCGCTGGCGTGCCATCGCCGGATTTGTACAAACGATGCCAAAACGGTGCTGGGATTACCGGAAGTGCAACTGGGGTTGCTTCCCGGTTCTGGCGGTACGCAACGTTTGCCGCGCCTGATCGGCGTGAGTACCGCGCTGGAGATGATCCTCACCGGTAAGCAGTTACGCCCACGGCAGGCATTAAAAGTGGGTCTGGTTGACGATGTGGTTCCGCCTTCCATTTTACTGGACGCCGCCGTCGGACTGGTTTCGCAGGGGCGTCCTGCCAGCCGCCATTTACCGGTGCGTGAACGCATTCTTGCCGGGCCGCTTGGCCGCACTTTATTGTTCCGCATGGTCGCAAAAAAAACCGAACAGAAAACCCAGGGGAATTATCCTGCTGCATCGCGCATTCTCTCGGTGGTTGAAACCGGTCTTGCCCAGGGGGGCAGCAGCGGTTATGACGCCGAAGCACGCGCGTTTGGTCAACTGGCGATGACGCCGCAATCGCAGGCGCTACGGCATCTCTTTTTTACCAGTACCGATATCAAAAAAGATCCTGGCAGCGTCGTCGAACCCGGCCCGCTTAACAGTGTGGGCGTGCTGGGCGGTGGGTTGATGGGCGGCGGTATCGCATTTGTCACGGCCAGCAAAGGTGGGTTGCCGGTTCGCATTAAAGATATTAATGCGAAGGGCATTAACCATGCGCTGAAATACAGTTGGCAACAACTGGATAAAAAAGTGCGCCGTCGTTACCTGAAACCCGCCGAGCGCGACAGCCAGATGGCGAAGATCTCCGGTTCGCTTGATTATCGTGGCTTTGCCCATCGCGATCTGGTGATTGAAGCGGTGTTTGAGGATCTTGCGTTGAAGCAGAAAATGGTCGCTGAAGTCGAAGCTAACTGCGCAGCGCATACCATTTTCGCCTCCAATACCTCGTCTTTACCGATCGGCGATATTGCTGCGCATGCGGCGCGTCCGGAAAAAGTTATCGGATTACATTTTTTCAGCCCGGTGGAAAAAATGCCGCTGGTCGAGGTGATCCCTCATGCCGGTACCGATGAGCAGACCATTGCCACGACGGTGAAGCTGGCGAAAAAACAGGGCAAAACGCCGATCGTGGTGGCAGATAAAGCGGGCTTTTACGTTAACCGCATCCTCGCGCCTTATATTAATGAAGCGATGCGCCTGCTAAGCGAAGGGCAACGCATTGAAACTATCGATCAGGCGCTGGTGAAATTCGGTTTTCCGGTAGGGCCCATCCAGTTGCTGGATGAAGTGGGGATCGATACCGGCACCAAAATTATCCCGGTGCTGGAAGCTGCCTATGGAGAACGTTTTAGCGCGCCTGCAAGTGTGGTTAACGCAATCTTGAATGACGATCGCAAAGGCAGAAAAAATGAGCGCGGTTTCTATCTTTACCCGACGAAAGGGCGTAAAAGCAAAAAGCAGCCAGACCCATCGATCTACCGCTTAATCGGTGTTTCAGATGGCACGCAGTTACCGCCTCAGCAGATAGCAGAGCGGTGCGTGATGTTGATGCTGAACGAAGCGGCTCGCTGCTTTGATGAACAGGTGATTCGCAGCGCGCGCGATGGTGATATTGGTGCCGTGTTTGGCATCGGTTTCCCACCGTTTTTGGGCGGGCCGTTCCACTATATGGATGCGCTGGGCATAAGCGAAGTGGTGGCGACACTACAGCGGTTACAGGCGCAGTACGGCGAGCGTTTTGCTCCTTGCGAGCCGCTGTTACGCATGGCGGAACAAGGTGTAACTTTCTGGCCGACAAAAGAAACCGAACGTTTCAGTTAG